In Neoarius graeffei isolate fNeoGra1 chromosome 15, fNeoGra1.pri, whole genome shotgun sequence, a single genomic region encodes these proteins:
- the plppr3b gene encoding phospholipid phosphatase-related protein type 3, whose protein sequence is MMPTREATKKKPAKDSLTLLPCFYFVELPIVASSMVSLYFLELTDVLQPAQVGFRCHDRSLSMPYVESGEELIPLLMLLSLAFAGPAASIMIGEGIVYCMQSRLKIGPGNEGSINAGGCNFNSFLRRTVRFVGVHVFGLCATALVTDVIQIATGYHTPFFLTVCKPNYTLPGVSCDKNPYITKDICSGHDQHAILSARKTFPSQHATLSSFAAVYISMYFNSTISDSTKLLKPVLVFAFAIAAALTGLTQITQYRSHPIDVYVGFCIGAGIAVYLAFYAVSNFKPVQDAIPVPAPPPPKDALRALAQRGHDSVYNKGHASESNEEITSPSSLDGLNRPIQREKASLGSLKRASVDVELLAARSPMGKETMVTFSNTLPRATAAGPEEPARRLVTVPVPVDPMRSHQLVSEWKQKSLEMRSASLQSEEGSKEDSDLGEDTTEEESAPSTLYSATVPQSAKQANAPIGARVVMPPKPPVPPPVSPKNANTRAKWLSITEKSGANIPGALRATNQPRIMQVIAMSKQQGLLSNTPRSSEASSSSATSSITGTESPPYRPPSERDSSSGIITVDAHAAHHPVVHMVSNPANPWEWRGPSNGNMTESYELNDLNREGSRGYRQVKNSSPCSSTSEADLDSHKPLQPPQPPQLPKLDQTMEGRSLRCKTPLVLIDRENPQNHQENFYKKLQSGRRFKE, encoded by the exons CTGCCCATCGTGGCTTCCTCTATGGTCTCTCTCTACTTCCTGGAGTTGACGGATGTGCTGCAGCCAGCCCAGGTTGGTTTTCGCTGCCATGATCGCTCACTCAGCATGCCCTATGTAGAGAGCGGAGAAGAACTCATCCCGCTGCTTATGCTGCTGAGTCTCGCCTTTGCTGGCCCTGCTGCTTCT ATTATGATTGGAGAGGGTATTGTGTATTGCATGCAGTCCAGACTCAAGATAGGGCCTGGGAATGAGGGAAGCATCAATGCTGGTGGATGTAATTTCAACTCCTTCCTCCGCAGAACTGTGCGTTTTGTTG GTGTTCACGTGTTTGGGCTTTGTGCCACGGCTCTGGTCACTGATGTCATCCAAATTGCCACCGGTTACCACACACCCTTCTTTCTGACTGTATGCAAACCCAATTACACTCTCCCTGGAGTCTCCTGTGACAAAAATCCCTACATCACTAAAGACATCTGCTCTGGCCATGATCAGCATGCCATCCTCTCTGCCAG GAAAACCTTTCCTTCCCAGCATGCAACTCTTTCTTCCTTTGCTGCTGTTTATATTTCA ATGTACTTCAACTCCACTATCTCAGACAGCACCAAGCTGCTGAAACCTGTGTTGGTGTTCGCCTTCGCCATCGCAGCGGCCCTGACGGGTCTCACTCAGATCACACAGTACCGCAGTCACCCCATTGACGTGTATGTGGGCTTTTGCATCGGTGCTGGCATCGCTGTGTATCTG GCATTCTATGCTGTTTCTAACTTCAAACCAGTGCAGGATGCTATTCCTGTTCCTGCCCCGCCTCCTCCAAAGGATGCCCTACGAGCTCTTGCCCAGAGAGGCCACGACTCGGTTTACAATAAAGGCCATGCCTCTGAGAGCAACGAAGAGATCACGTCACCGTCTTCCTTGGACGGCTTGAACCGCCCCATCCAGCGGGAGAAGGCGTCATTGGGCAGCCTGAAACGGGCCAGTGTAGATGTAGAGCTCCTTGCAGCCCGCAGCCCTATGGGTAAAGAGACGATGGTGACATTCAGCAACACTTTACCACGTGCTACAGCTGCAGGCCCTGAGGAGCCTGCAAGGCGTCTGGTAACAGTGCCTGTGCCTGTGGACCCAATGCGCTCACACCAGCTAGTCTCTGAATGGAAGCAGAAGTCCTTGGAGATGCGCAGTGCAAGTCTACAGAGCGAAGAGGGCAGTAAAGAGGACTCTGACCTAGGTGAGGACACCACTGAGGAAGAGAGTGCACCATCCACATTATACAGTGCCACTGTGCCTCAATCTGCCAAGCAAGCCAATGCGCCAATTGGAGCAAGGGTAGTGATGCCCCCCAAGCCACCAGTCCCTCCTCCAGTGTCTCCAAAGAATGCGAACACTCGTGCTAAGTGGCTGTCCATCACAGAGAAGAGTGGGGCCAATATTCCAGGTGCACTCAGGGCAACGAACCAACCTCGCATCATGCAGGTCATTGCCATGTCTAAGCAGCAGGGTCTCCTGTCCAACACACCCAGATCCTCTGAGGCATCATCTTCCTCTGCCACCTCCTCCATCACAGGCACTGAGTCACCTCCCTACCGCCCACCATCTGAGCGTGACAGCAGCTCTGGGATCATCACAGTGGATGCCCATGCCGCTCATCACCCTGTAGTCCACATGGTCTCCAACCCTGCCAATCCCTGGGAGTGGAGGGGACCCTCCAATGGGAACATGACCGAATCATATGAACTCAATGACCTGAACCGTGAAGGCTCTAGAGGATATCGTCAGGTCAAGAACAGCTCACCATGCTCTTCAACTAGTGAGGCTGACCTAGATTCTCATAAGCCTCTTCAACCCCCTCAACCTCCCCAGCTCCCCAAGCTTGATCAAACCATGGAGGGACGCAGTCTGCGCTGCAAAACCCCTCTGGTGCTTATTGATCGGGAGAACCCTCAGAACCATCAGGAGAACTTCTACAAAAAGCTGCAGAGTGGAAGACGGTTCAAAGAGTGA